The proteins below come from a single Rhodococcus sp. WMMA185 genomic window:
- a CDS encoding ANTAR domain-containing response regulator codes for MAPMNAPRQPDTSPQPRRVVVAEDEALIRLDLVEMLQDEGYEVVGEAGDGQAAVDLAVELKPDLVIMDVKMPRRDGIDAASEIAAKRIAPVVILTAFSQREVVERARDAGAMAYLVKPFSAADLIPAVELAASRFREVAALEREISDLSERLDTRKIIDRAKGVLMEKHSLTEPEAFRWIQRAAMDRRSTMKAVAQVVLETLGGETPT; via the coding sequence ATGGCGCCCATGAATGCTCCACGGCAGCCAGATACGTCGCCGCAGCCGCGGCGGGTCGTCGTGGCTGAAGACGAGGCACTGATCCGGCTCGATCTGGTCGAGATGCTGCAGGACGAGGGCTACGAAGTGGTCGGTGAGGCGGGGGACGGGCAGGCGGCCGTCGACCTGGCCGTGGAGCTGAAACCCGACCTGGTGATCATGGACGTGAAGATGCCCCGTCGCGACGGTATCGACGCGGCCTCGGAGATTGCAGCGAAACGCATTGCGCCCGTAGTGATTCTCACCGCATTCAGTCAGCGCGAGGTGGTTGAACGCGCCCGGGACGCCGGTGCGATGGCATATCTGGTCAAACCGTTCTCCGCGGCCGACCTGATTCCGGCGGTCGAATTGGCTGCCAGTCGATTCAGGGAGGTCGCAGCGCTCGAACGTGAGATTTCGGACCTGTCCGAGCGGCTGGACACACGCAAGATCATCGACCGCGCCAAGGGCGTACTGATGGAGAAGCACTCACTGACCGAGCCCGAGGCGTTCCGTTGGATCCAGCGAGCCGCCATGGATCGAAGGTCGACGATGAAAGCCGTTGCCCAGGTGGTACTCGAGACCCTCGGCGGTGAAACGCCGACCTGA
- a CDS encoding GlxA family transcriptional regulator has product MLNKVVVPLLPVTEAFELGVACEVFGVDRSDDGLPTYDFSLVAGAPEPIRTRFGYGIDVPYDLDRLDDADLIIVPAGGTYTETDCIDVRAVDLDSCMDPLLDKLRGAIERGARVASLCSGAYVLGAAGLLDGRRCTTHWKHTQRLTERHPAATVDPDVLYVDDDPILTSAGTAAGIDLCLHIVRKEQGSAVANGIARRMVVPPHRDGGQAQYVAMPLPKPSIDTLGPVLDWMTEHLALDLSVPALAAKANMSPRTFARRFQAETGTTPARWLRDQRVLAAQHHLENSDLPIDVVAERVGFGGGAVLRQHFLRLRHTTPQAYRRAFRDTERTA; this is encoded by the coding sequence GTGCTGAACAAGGTTGTCGTCCCACTATTACCTGTGACCGAGGCTTTCGAACTCGGCGTCGCCTGCGAGGTCTTCGGAGTCGACAGATCAGATGACGGACTCCCCACCTACGACTTCTCCTTGGTCGCGGGCGCACCGGAGCCCATTCGCACCCGTTTCGGGTACGGAATCGATGTTCCCTACGACCTCGATCGACTCGACGACGCCGATCTCATCATCGTTCCGGCTGGTGGAACGTACACGGAAACAGACTGCATCGACGTTCGCGCTGTGGACCTCGACTCATGCATGGACCCACTTCTGGACAAGCTCCGTGGTGCCATCGAGCGCGGAGCCAGAGTCGCGAGCCTCTGCAGCGGCGCGTATGTGCTGGGTGCCGCTGGACTCCTGGACGGCCGCAGGTGCACTACCCACTGGAAGCACACCCAGCGACTCACCGAACGCCATCCTGCGGCCACGGTCGATCCGGACGTCCTCTACGTAGACGACGACCCCATCCTGACCAGCGCAGGTACCGCGGCGGGTATAGATCTGTGCCTGCACATCGTGCGCAAGGAGCAGGGCAGCGCAGTGGCCAACGGCATCGCGCGGCGCATGGTGGTCCCACCTCACCGGGACGGTGGTCAGGCTCAATACGTGGCGATGCCGCTTCCGAAGCCGTCGATCGACACCCTCGGGCCTGTGCTGGACTGGATGACCGAACATCTGGCCCTCGACCTCTCGGTGCCGGCCCTGGCCGCGAAGGCCAACATGTCGCCACGCACATTTGCGAGACGGTTCCAGGCCGAAACCGGCACCACTCCGGCCCGGTGGCTCCGCGATCAACGGGTCCTCGCCGCGCAACACCACTTGGAGAACTCGGACCTGCCGATCGACGTGGTTGCCGAGCGCGTGGGATTCGGGGGTGGAGCAGTGCTGCGGCAGCATTTCCTGCGTCTGCGTCACACCACCCCGCAGGCGTACCGCCGCGCCTTCCGCGACACCGAACGAACCGCCTGA
- a CDS encoding ABC transporter substrate-binding protein: MARQTFVRTAAVLGAASLALAGCSSSSSDAAASDSDSSAPATTVSTDCTPEVATASDVPSTAPLKIGTLLPNTGSLSFLGPPMVAGTQLGVNDVNAAGGVLGQPVELIPGDSGDTTTDTANVTVDRELAAGTQVIIGAASSSVSLKVIDKVTSAGVVMFSPANTSDQFVCYEDGGMYFRTAPTDVLQAQAVSQLISDDGGQRVSILALNDPYGTGLADNLVQNLVDAGIPDDQIQKIVYDPNAQSFNSEVDQVKDFGPDSVAVIGFEESAKIIDRMHSVGIGPSDGMMVYGVDGNMGNALGENVAAPLLDGMKGTTPMTDIGEAFENRLMVVDPGLIDFNYAAESYDAVIISALAAEAAKSTAGTDIAANINAVTGGGTPCASYEECLPLVQDGQDIDYDGVTGALDFGAAGEPSIGSYAKLQFGADNTLAPTTADDFIIVGG; this comes from the coding sequence ATGGCAAGACAGACCTTCGTGCGGACGGCTGCGGTTCTCGGCGCGGCGTCTCTCGCACTCGCGGGCTGCAGTTCGAGCAGTAGCGACGCCGCCGCGAGTGACAGCGACAGCTCCGCCCCGGCCACCACAGTTTCAACCGACTGCACGCCCGAAGTGGCAACAGCATCAGATGTTCCGTCCACCGCGCCGCTGAAAATCGGTACCCTACTTCCGAATACGGGCAGCCTGTCCTTCCTGGGCCCGCCGATGGTGGCCGGCACCCAGCTAGGCGTCAACGATGTCAACGCAGCCGGAGGGGTCCTCGGCCAACCGGTCGAACTGATCCCCGGAGACTCCGGTGACACCACTACCGATACGGCGAACGTCACCGTCGACCGGGAGCTCGCTGCGGGCACCCAAGTGATCATCGGTGCGGCATCGTCGTCGGTGTCACTCAAGGTCATCGACAAGGTGACCAGCGCGGGAGTTGTCATGTTCTCCCCGGCAAACACATCCGATCAGTTCGTCTGCTACGAGGACGGCGGGATGTACTTCCGGACAGCCCCAACCGACGTGTTGCAGGCCCAGGCTGTGTCACAGCTCATTTCGGATGATGGCGGCCAGCGTGTGTCGATCCTGGCTCTCAACGATCCCTACGGCACCGGCCTCGCCGACAACCTGGTGCAAAATCTCGTCGACGCCGGTATCCCCGACGATCAGATTCAGAAGATCGTCTACGACCCCAATGCACAGTCGTTCAACTCCGAGGTCGACCAGGTCAAGGACTTCGGCCCGGACTCGGTGGCTGTAATCGGATTCGAGGAGTCGGCCAAGATCATCGACCGTATGCACTCGGTGGGCATCGGACCGTCGGACGGAATGATGGTCTACGGTGTGGACGGCAACATGGGCAACGCCTTGGGTGAGAACGTGGCCGCACCGCTGCTGGATGGTATGAAGGGCACCACGCCCATGACCGACATCGGCGAGGCGTTCGAGAATCGCCTCATGGTCGTCGACCCCGGCTTGATCGACTTCAACTACGCCGCCGAATCCTACGATGCCGTGATCATTTCGGCCCTGGCCGCGGAAGCAGCGAAGTCGACCGCAGGCACGGACATCGCTGCCAACATCAACGCCGTCACCGGAGGTGGCACCCCCTGCGCCTCGTACGAGGAATGCCTCCCCCTGGTGCAGGACGGTCAGGACATCGACTACGACGGCGTCACGGGTGCACTCGACTTCGGGGCAGCCGGAGAGCCGTCGATCGGGTCGTACGCCAAACTGCAGTTCGGCGCGGACAACACATTGGCGCCGACGACGGCGGATGACTTCATCATCGTCGGTGGATGA
- the trxA gene encoding thioredoxin: MATKTLTQQNFDETVTGNDVVLVDFWASWCGPCRAFAPTFEASSEKHPDVVHAKVDTEAEQGIAAAANIRSIPTIMAFREGVLVFSQPGALPPAALEDLVTQVKALDMDEVRKQIAEQAPAE, translated from the coding sequence GTGGCCACCAAGACACTGACTCAACAGAACTTCGACGAGACCGTGACCGGTAATGACGTGGTTCTCGTCGACTTCTGGGCATCGTGGTGCGGACCCTGCCGCGCGTTTGCTCCCACCTTCGAGGCTTCGTCGGAGAAGCACCCCGACGTGGTCCACGCCAAGGTTGACACCGAAGCGGAACAAGGCATTGCAGCGGCGGCGAACATCCGCTCGATCCCGACCATCATGGCGTTCCGCGAGGGTGTACTGGTATTCAGCCAGCCGGGCGCCCTGCCGCCGGCCGCACTCGAGGATCTCGTCACGCAGGTGAAGGCCCTCGACATGGACGAGGTACGCAAGCAGATCGCCGAGCAGGCTCCGGCCGAATAG
- a CDS encoding ABC transporter ATP-binding protein: protein MPDTDLTAEQRAAIFADVPHSPGVPKPDPILVVDNVSRSFGGLKAVDVDHLEVQRGCITGLIGPNGAGKTTLFNLLTGFDRPDTGTWSMDGQPLGRLYPHQVARKGVVRTFQLTKALSKLSVLDNVRLGATGQRGERIAHTLLPWTWKAQERAVTERAHELLVRFKLDAKADDLAGSLSGGQRKLLEMARALMTDPTVVMLDEPMAGVNPALTQSLLGHVKSLRDEGMTVVFVEHDMDVIRDISDWVVVMAQGSVIAESTPEHLSSNEAVVDAYLGAHHDQALQFDDAGNPVGETAVLAEALESAEAETLESGGDLSEPDITELRHENR from the coding sequence ATGCCTGACACCGACCTCACAGCCGAGCAGCGCGCGGCGATCTTCGCTGACGTGCCGCACTCCCCCGGCGTACCCAAACCGGATCCGATACTCGTGGTGGACAACGTGTCCCGGTCGTTCGGCGGTCTCAAGGCCGTCGATGTAGACCACCTCGAGGTCCAGCGCGGCTGCATCACCGGGCTGATCGGACCCAACGGTGCGGGCAAGACAACCCTGTTCAACCTGCTCACCGGATTCGACCGGCCCGACACCGGTACCTGGTCGATGGACGGGCAGCCCCTGGGCCGCCTATACCCGCACCAGGTGGCCCGCAAGGGTGTGGTGCGAACGTTCCAGCTCACCAAGGCACTGTCGAAACTGTCCGTGCTCGACAACGTGCGACTCGGAGCAACGGGGCAACGGGGCGAACGCATCGCGCACACCCTGCTGCCATGGACGTGGAAGGCCCAAGAACGTGCCGTCACCGAACGCGCCCACGAACTGCTCGTCCGATTCAAGCTCGATGCCAAGGCCGACGACCTCGCCGGCTCGTTGTCCGGTGGGCAGCGCAAGTTGCTGGAGATGGCGCGGGCATTGATGACCGATCCCACGGTAGTGATGCTCGACGAACCCATGGCCGGCGTGAATCCGGCGTTGACCCAGAGTCTGCTCGGCCACGTCAAGTCGCTGCGCGACGAGGGCATGACCGTTGTGTTCGTCGAACACGACATGGATGTCATCCGCGACATCAGCGACTGGGTGGTGGTGATGGCTCAGGGCAGCGTGATCGCCGAGTCCACGCCGGAGCATCTCTCGTCGAACGAGGCGGTGGTCGACGCGTACCTGGGCGCCCATCACGACCAGGCACTCCAATTCGACGACGCGGGAAATCCGGTGGGCGAAACCGCCGTCCTCGCCGAAGCTCTCGAATCGGCCGAGGCCGAGACTCTCGAAAGCGGCGGCGACCTCTCCGAACCTGACATAACCGAACTGAGGCACGAGAACCGATGA
- the polA gene encoding DNA polymerase I gives MSPATTPRSTTSATSGAAALDGDRPTLMLLDGHSLAFRAFYALPAENFKTHSGQVTNAVYGFTSMLINLLRDEQPTHVAAAFDVSRQTFRAEKFPEYKANRSKAPDEFKGQVEITKDVLGALGIPVMAEEGFEADDIIATLTTQAEALGYRVLVVTGDRDSLQLVTDGVTVLYPKKGVSELARFTPAAVEEKYGLTPAQYPDFAALRGDPSDNLPGIPGVGEKTATKWIKEYGDLVGLVDNVDKVRGKVGDALRENLPNVLLNRELTEMVRDVPLPYTPDQLILAQWDRDKIHALFDDLEFKVLRDRLFATLAPVEAEAEEGFEVRGGALESGAVADWLSEHTSGGERSGVSVVGTRRPYGADVTAIAIASADGEGAYIDTARVTPEDEKALGDWLADADQPKALHEAKWAMHALRGRGWVLGGLTSDTALAAYLVRPGQRTFNLDDLALRYLRRELRAEKTGEEQLSLLDDADQVEAEAAETEILSARAVLDLASALDAELSDIESSTLLSEIELPLLEVLADLEASGIAVDGSHLQDLQSQFAARVSDAAEAAYGVIGKQINLGSPKQLQVVLFEELEMPKTKKTKTGYTTDADALQNLFEKTSHPFLEHLLAHRDATRLKVTVDGLLKTVAEDGRIHTTFNQTVAATGRLSSTEPNLQNIPVRTDAGRQIRDGFVVGEGFDTLLTADYSQIEMRIMAHVSGDEGLIEAFNTGEDLHSFVGARAFGVPIEEVTPELRRRVKAMSYGLAYGLSAFGLAAQLKISTEEAKSQMEAYFARFGGVRDYLREVVEQARKDGFTSTLYGRRRYLPDLNSDNRQRREVAERAALNAPIQGTAADIIKVAMINVARSLREAGLRSRMLLQVHDELVLEVALSEREQVEQLVRHEMSSAIELSVPLEVSVGTGRSWDAAAH, from the coding sequence GTGAGCCCCGCAACGACACCCCGGTCCACCACGTCCGCTACGTCCGGTGCAGCTGCGCTGGACGGTGACCGTCCCACCTTGATGCTTCTCGACGGTCATTCGCTGGCCTTCCGCGCGTTCTACGCACTGCCGGCAGAAAACTTCAAGACCCACAGCGGTCAGGTCACCAACGCGGTCTACGGGTTCACGTCGATGTTGATCAACCTGCTGCGCGACGAACAGCCCACCCATGTCGCGGCCGCGTTCGACGTGTCAAGGCAAACCTTCCGGGCGGAGAAGTTCCCCGAATACAAGGCGAATCGCAGCAAGGCGCCGGACGAGTTCAAAGGCCAGGTGGAGATCACCAAGGACGTTCTCGGCGCGCTCGGCATCCCTGTCATGGCGGAAGAAGGCTTCGAGGCTGACGACATCATCGCGACACTGACCACCCAGGCGGAGGCGCTCGGGTACCGCGTTCTCGTGGTGACCGGTGACCGGGACTCGCTCCAGTTGGTCACCGATGGGGTGACGGTGCTGTACCCGAAGAAGGGTGTTTCGGAGCTGGCCCGGTTCACCCCCGCGGCGGTGGAGGAGAAATACGGGCTCACCCCAGCGCAGTACCCGGACTTCGCGGCGCTTCGGGGCGACCCGAGCGACAACTTGCCGGGCATCCCGGGCGTGGGGGAGAAGACCGCCACCAAGTGGATCAAGGAATACGGCGACCTCGTCGGACTCGTCGACAACGTCGACAAAGTGCGTGGCAAGGTCGGTGACGCACTGCGCGAGAATCTTCCGAACGTTCTTCTCAATCGGGAACTCACCGAGATGGTGCGCGATGTTCCACTTCCGTACACACCGGACCAACTCATTCTCGCGCAGTGGGATCGTGACAAGATCCACGCACTGTTCGACGACCTCGAGTTCAAGGTGTTGCGAGACCGGTTGTTCGCGACGCTCGCACCCGTCGAGGCCGAAGCCGAGGAGGGCTTCGAGGTGCGTGGTGGTGCGCTCGAATCCGGTGCGGTCGCTGACTGGCTGTCCGAGCACACGTCGGGCGGCGAAAGATCCGGAGTCTCCGTGGTCGGAACCCGCAGACCTTACGGCGCCGACGTGACGGCGATCGCGATTGCGTCCGCGGACGGCGAAGGCGCCTACATCGACACCGCAAGGGTTACACCCGAAGACGAGAAGGCGCTCGGCGACTGGCTCGCTGATGCGGATCAGCCGAAAGCCCTGCACGAAGCCAAGTGGGCGATGCACGCTCTGCGCGGCCGCGGCTGGGTGCTCGGCGGTCTCACCAGCGACACCGCGCTGGCGGCCTACCTGGTACGGCCGGGGCAGCGGACGTTCAACCTCGACGACCTGGCGCTGCGCTACCTGCGCCGAGAGCTGCGGGCGGAGAAGACGGGCGAGGAGCAATTGTCGCTTCTCGACGACGCCGATCAGGTGGAGGCCGAGGCAGCGGAAACCGAAATCCTCAGCGCCCGTGCCGTGCTTGATCTCGCATCGGCGCTCGATGCCGAACTTTCCGACATCGAATCGAGCACCCTGCTCTCCGAGATCGAGTTGCCTCTGTTGGAGGTGCTCGCCGATCTCGAAGCATCGGGTATCGCCGTCGACGGTTCTCACCTGCAAGATCTGCAGAGCCAGTTCGCCGCCAGGGTCTCGGACGCGGCGGAGGCTGCCTACGGGGTCATCGGGAAGCAGATCAATCTCGGGTCACCCAAACAGCTGCAAGTCGTGCTCTTCGAAGAACTGGAGATGCCCAAGACGAAGAAGACCAAGACCGGCTACACCACCGACGCCGATGCGCTGCAGAACTTGTTCGAGAAGACGTCTCACCCGTTCCTCGAGCACCTGCTCGCCCACCGTGACGCGACACGTCTGAAGGTGACGGTGGACGGTCTGCTCAAGACCGTTGCGGAGGATGGTCGCATACATACCACGTTCAACCAGACGGTCGCTGCCACCGGCCGGCTGTCTTCGACCGAACCCAATCTCCAGAACATCCCGGTCCGCACCGACGCGGGTCGTCAGATCCGTGACGGGTTCGTAGTCGGCGAAGGCTTCGACACCCTGCTCACCGCGGACTACAGCCAGATCGAGATGCGGATCATGGCCCACGTGTCCGGGGACGAGGGGCTGATCGAGGCGTTCAACACCGGCGAGGACCTGCACAGCTTCGTAGGCGCCCGCGCGTTCGGCGTGCCGATCGAGGAGGTCACGCCCGAGCTGCGCCGCCGGGTGAAGGCGATGTCCTACGGTCTTGCCTATGGGCTCAGCGCCTTCGGGCTCGCTGCACAGCTCAAGATCTCGACCGAAGAGGCCAAGTCTCAGATGGAGGCTTACTTTGCGCGGTTCGGTGGCGTTCGCGACTACTTGCGCGAGGTGGTGGAACAGGCACGGAAGGACGGTTTCACCTCGACGCTGTACGGCCGCCGTCGCTACCTGCCCGATCTCAACAGCGACAACCGCCAGCGTCGAGAAGTCGCGGAGCGGGCCGCGTTGAATGCCCCGATCCAGGGCACGGCCGCCGACATCATCAAGGTCGCGATGATCAACGTTGCACGCTCGCTGCGCGAAGCCGGGCTGAGGTCACGCATGCTGCTGCAAGTTCACGACGAGCTCGTCCTCGAGGTCGCCCTGTCGGAGCGTGAACAGGTTGAACAGCTGGTGCGGCACGAGATGTCCTCGGCCATCGAGCTGTCGGTGCCTCTCGAGGTGTCCGTCGGCACCGGTCGCAGCTGGGACGCCGCCGCACACTAG
- a CDS encoding ABC transporter ATP-binding protein, whose translation MTELTPAEFAATPEEHARLAEGALLRADGVVAGYIPGVNILNECNFFLREGEIVGIIGPNGAGKSTLLKSLFGLIPVRKGSVVLRGEDITSKPAHVLVQKGVGYVPQTQNVFPSLTIEENLEMGMYLRPKLFEERFEFVGDLFPLLVERRKVKAGALSGGERQMVAMGRALMMNPSVLLLDEPSAGLSPMFQDEVFIRCKAINGAGVSVIMVEQNARRCLQICDRGYVLDQGRNAYTDSGPNLMHDPKVVELYLGTLAGSQEKKK comes from the coding sequence ATGACCGAACTGACTCCAGCGGAATTCGCGGCCACACCCGAGGAACACGCACGACTCGCCGAAGGGGCACTCCTTCGAGCGGATGGCGTAGTCGCCGGCTACATCCCCGGTGTCAACATTCTCAACGAGTGCAACTTCTTCCTGCGCGAGGGCGAGATCGTGGGCATCATCGGTCCCAACGGTGCGGGGAAATCCACACTCCTCAAGTCGTTGTTCGGGCTGATTCCAGTTCGGAAGGGATCGGTGGTCCTGCGCGGAGAGGACATCACATCGAAACCTGCCCACGTGCTCGTGCAGAAGGGGGTCGGGTATGTCCCGCAGACGCAGAACGTCTTTCCCTCGCTCACCATCGAGGAGAACCTCGAGATGGGGATGTATCTGCGTCCCAAACTCTTCGAGGAGAGGTTCGAGTTCGTCGGCGACCTGTTCCCCTTGCTGGTCGAGCGGAGAAAGGTGAAGGCAGGCGCCCTGTCCGGCGGCGAACGGCAGATGGTCGCCATGGGGCGCGCATTGATGATGAACCCATCAGTTCTACTCCTGGACGAACCGTCCGCCGGCTTGTCACCGATGTTCCAGGACGAGGTGTTCATCCGCTGCAAGGCCATCAACGGCGCAGGGGTATCGGTGATCATGGTGGAGCAGAACGCCCGCCGATGCCTACAGATCTGCGACCGCGGATACGTGCTCGACCAGGGTCGCAATGCATACACCGACTCCGGACCGAACCTGATGCACGATCCGAAGGTGGTCGAACTCTATCTGGGCACGCTCGCCGGGAGTCAAGAAAAGAAGAAGTAG
- a CDS encoding branched-chain amino acid ABC transporter permease, whose amino-acid sequence MDIIGALQVSLAQLIGPSAIFYALLAIGLNLHFGYAGLLNFGQIGFALLGGYGVGIMTVTYNQPLWLGVLVGLAAAGLLALILGIPTLRLRADYLAIVTIAASEILRLVFRSTASDSVTGSTNGLYGFADPFTDFSPFESGKQYSFLGVKFYGDDLWSMVVGWSLVLVLCGFVYLLTHSPWGRVLKAVREDEDAARSLGKNVFVYKMQALVLGGMIGGLGGVFNALQTKSINPDFYSTAQTFFAFGALILGGAATVFGPVIGAMLFWFLLAIPDALLRQAISGPEPLLALTEQQVGAMRFVLLGIMIAVLMVFRPQGILGNKREVQLNA is encoded by the coding sequence ATGGACATCATCGGAGCACTCCAGGTTTCACTCGCCCAGCTGATCGGGCCGTCGGCGATCTTCTACGCGCTGCTCGCGATCGGCTTGAACCTGCATTTCGGCTACGCCGGACTGCTGAACTTCGGCCAGATCGGTTTCGCGCTCCTCGGTGGCTACGGCGTGGGGATCATGACAGTCACCTATAACCAACCGTTGTGGCTCGGCGTTCTCGTCGGTCTGGCCGCAGCCGGACTCCTGGCCCTGATTCTCGGTATCCCGACGCTTCGCCTGCGGGCCGACTATCTCGCCATCGTCACGATCGCCGCATCGGAGATCCTGCGGCTGGTATTTCGTTCCACAGCTTCGGATTCCGTCACCGGGTCCACCAATGGGCTATACGGTTTCGCCGATCCGTTCACGGACTTCAGCCCGTTCGAATCGGGGAAGCAATACTCCTTCCTCGGTGTGAAGTTCTACGGCGACGACCTGTGGTCGATGGTGGTCGGCTGGTCGCTCGTGCTCGTGCTGTGCGGGTTCGTATACCTGTTGACACACAGTCCGTGGGGTCGAGTACTCAAAGCCGTCCGGGAAGACGAGGACGCCGCACGGTCGTTGGGCAAGAACGTCTTCGTCTACAAGATGCAGGCCTTGGTTCTCGGCGGCATGATCGGCGGCCTGGGTGGCGTGTTCAACGCGCTGCAGACCAAGTCGATCAACCCTGACTTCTATTCGACCGCTCAGACGTTCTTCGCCTTCGGCGCACTCATCCTCGGTGGCGCCGCCACCGTCTTCGGACCCGTCATCGGCGCCATGCTGTTCTGGTTTCTCCTGGCCATCCCCGACGCACTGCTACGGCAGGCCATCTCGGGACCCGAACCGCTCCTAGCGCTGACCGAACAACAGGTTGGCGCCATGCGGTTCGTCCTGCTCGGCATCATGATCGCCGTCCTGATGGTGTTCCGGCCACAGGGCATACTGGGCAACAAACGGGAGGTACAGCTCAATGCCTGA
- a CDS encoding branched-chain amino acid ABC transporter permease yields the protein MAPTVRKRLSAARARPTSPRENSRREPVARHLGRVFALVLLSLVAAIALGGPATAQEPTPTPSPPVASAHTAPPDNAVRVSGTLNNGGDRLASVEVRALDSSGREAARTESTNKGRWEVHLVPGTYTFEIVEGSLSDGVSVQGTVERDVVAGRANTVIFLFGEEKTGSDISFYEKLIRQTVDGLRFGLIIAIAGVGLSLIYGTTGLTNFAHGELVTLGAVAAWVINVTFGMQLIAASVIAIIVGVLIGLLNNAAVWKPLRRRKTGLIAQLVVSIGLAIALRYLILIFFSDRTEPFDDYQVQVQRQWGPIAITDANLLSIIISLVVLIGVAVLLQKTRIGKAMRAVSDNRDLAESSGIDVERVIRFVWGLGGGLAALGGILFAISELGGRVQWEMGFKLLLLMFAGITLGGLGTAYGALLGCVIVGLLVQLSTLVINPDLKYIGGLLILIVILVVRPQGILGSRQRIG from the coding sequence GTGGCTCCAACCGTAAGGAAGCGACTCTCAGCAGCGAGGGCGCGACCGACATCCCCCAGGGAAAACTCGAGACGAGAGCCGGTTGCCCGGCACCTCGGCCGCGTGTTCGCCCTCGTCCTGCTCAGCCTCGTGGCAGCAATCGCACTCGGCGGTCCCGCGACGGCGCAAGAGCCCACCCCGACACCGTCACCTCCCGTGGCCAGCGCGCATACAGCGCCGCCGGACAACGCGGTCCGGGTCAGCGGCACCCTCAACAACGGCGGGGACCGTCTGGCGAGCGTCGAAGTGCGCGCGCTCGACTCGTCGGGCCGAGAAGCTGCCCGCACCGAATCAACGAACAAGGGCCGGTGGGAGGTTCACCTCGTCCCCGGCACCTACACGTTCGAGATCGTCGAGGGATCACTCTCCGACGGCGTGAGCGTGCAGGGGACCGTGGAACGAGACGTGGTGGCCGGCCGCGCCAACACAGTGATCTTCCTGTTCGGTGAAGAGAAGACCGGTTCCGACATCTCGTTCTACGAAAAACTGATCCGTCAAACCGTCGACGGGCTGAGGTTCGGTCTGATCATCGCCATCGCGGGCGTCGGCTTGAGTCTGATCTACGGCACCACCGGTCTGACGAACTTCGCGCACGGCGAACTCGTGACGCTCGGTGCCGTTGCGGCGTGGGTCATCAACGTGACCTTCGGCATGCAGCTGATCGCCGCCTCTGTCATCGCAATCATCGTCGGTGTCCTGATCGGTCTGTTGAACAACGCCGCTGTGTGGAAACCTCTGCGCCGCCGCAAGACCGGGCTGATTGCGCAGCTCGTGGTGTCGATCGGACTCGCGATCGCACTGCGCTACCTGATTCTCATTTTCTTCTCGGACCGCACGGAGCCGTTCGACGACTACCAGGTCCAGGTGCAGAGGCAGTGGGGGCCGATCGCGATCACCGACGCCAACCTCCTGTCCATCATCATCAGTCTCGTCGTCCTGATCGGTGTCGCAGTGCTCCTGCAGAAGACGCGCATCGGCAAGGCGATGCGGGCGGTATCCGACAACCGTGATCTCGCGGAGTCGTCCGGCATCGACGTCGAACGCGTGATTCGCTTCGTCTGGGGTCTCGGCGGCGGTCTCGCCGCTCTCGGCGGGATCCTGTTCGCCATCTCGGAACTCGGTGGGCGGGTGCAGTGGGAAATGGGCTTCAAGCTTCTTCTGCTGATGTTCGCGGGAATCACGCTCGGCGGACTCGGCACCGCCTACGGCGCGCTGCTCGGTTGTGTGATCGTCGGCCTGCTCGTCCAATTGTCCACGCTCGTGATCAACCCCGACCTCAAGTACATCGGAGGCCTGCTCATCTTGATCGTCATCCTCGTCGTCCGACCTCAGGGCATTCTCGGCAGCCGACAAAGGATCGGGTGA